aatagttggattttggggtccaggggTTGGATTTTCAGATCCAGGGGGCAAATTTTGGGGCTCAGTAGTTGTTTTTTGGGGCTCAATAGTtggatttggggttcagggagtggattttggggttcagggggtggattttggggtccaggagTTGGATTTTGGACTTTAGGGATTGATTTGGGGGCTCAATAGTTGGATTTTGGGGCTCTATAGTTGGATTTTGGAGCCCAGGGGTTGGATTTTAGGGTTCAAGGGTCGGATTTCGGGGTCCAGGGGTTGATTTTTGGGGCTCAATATTTGATTTTGGGGGCTCAAtagttggttttggggttccaggagtggatttgggggttcggggggttGATTTTGGGGCAAAATagttgggttttgaggtccAGAGGTTGGATTTTGGAGCCCAAtagttggattttggggttcaggggttggattttggggttcgggggtttggattttggggttcgggggggtccCCACCTTCCAGGTCGCCGTGTTGTGTCGGAAGAAGCCGAAGGAGCGGCTGAACCAGTGGTAGATCTCGGCCAGGGTTCGCTGGCGCTGGGGGGCGGCCAGGATCGCCTGGGGGGGGCAAATTAATTagtattaattaatatttcttaatatttatcaatatttcttaattttcttaatatttatttccatttatttccatttatttctatttatttctattttgggggggggtggggggggtatTTAAGGGGTGTTAGGGACCTGGGGGGGGTCCAAAATTTAGGGGGGGGGCAAtttgggtggggaggggggcagatttgggggtctagggggtttttggggggggttggagaCATGGGGGGGTCCAAAATTAGGGGGGGGCAATTTTGGGGGTCTAGGGGGTATttagggggggttggggggtccaAAATTTATggggggggcagttttggggggctggggggtattttgggggggttggagaCATGGGGGGGTCCAAAATTGAGGGGGGGGGcaattttggggggctgggagggcagaTTTGGGGGTCTAGGGGGTATTTTGAGGGGGGGGAGACATGGGAGGGGGTCCAAAATTGAGGGGGGGcaattttggggggctggggggcagatTGGGGGTCTAGGGGGCAGTTAGGGGGGGTTGGAGACATGGAGGGGGTCCAAACTTGAggggggggcagttttgggggtctagggggtatttagggggggttggggggtccaaaatttggggggggcagttttggggggctggggggtattttgggggggtgggagacATGGGGGGGTCCAAAATTTAGGGGGGGGGCAAtttggggggggaagggggcagatttggggggtctagggggtATTTAGGGGGGGTTGGAGACATGTGGGGGCATCTAAAATTTATGGGGGGGGCAATTTTGGGGGTCTAGGGGGTATttagggggggttgggggttgAAAATTTATGGGGGGGGCAATTTTGGGGATCTAGGGGGTATTTAGGGGCGGTTGGGGGGTCCAAAATTTATGGGGGGGGCAATTTTGGGGGTCTAGAGGGTATttagggggggttggggggcccAAAATTTATGGGGGGGGCAATTTTGGGGGTCTAGGGGGTATttagggggggttggggggcccAAAatttattgggggggggggtcttggggatTTAAGTGGGGGGGCTAAGTGGATCAAAGCAGCTTGAAGCCTATGGGggggggaggattttgggggggccctaagggatgggggggggggtcatggggtggggggggggggttggagtgctggggggtttgggggtgctggggggggttaatttttttgggggggctcacCCATCGAATGAGAGTGGCGTAAGTGTAGGGGGGGCGCGCGGTGCTGAGTCGGTAATATTCCAattcttgggggggggggcaaaaaaaaaagtgagagggggtcccccccaaaaattttagggaccccccccccccaaaatcgtGGGGCTCACCTGGACAGAGCCCCCCCTCTTCCCAAGGGGGGGGCGCGTGGCTCCAAAGTGGGGGGGGCCCCGcttggccctgggggggggggcggggcacaaaaaaggggtggggaggggggtcccagtccccccaaaccctcatttttggggtccccccctggatttggggtcccaATCCCCCCTTTATGGGTTCTAACCCCCCCTTTTTGAACCCCTCTCCCTACTTTTGGGGTCCCAACccccccctttttggggtcccccgtttttttggggtcccaatacccccctttttggggtcccccccctttttttggggtccccaacccccctttttggggtctAACCCCCTCCTTTTTAACCCCATCTCCccacttttggggtccccaacccccctttctggggtcccccccttttttgGGGTTTAACCCCCCCTTTTTGACCTCCCTCCCTACTTTTAAGGTCCCAACccccccctttttggggtcccccccttttttgGGGTCTCAACccccccctttttggggtctAACCCCCCCCTTTTtgaccccccctccccatttttggggtccaccccccttttttagggtcccaacccccctttttggggtcccagcccccccaaacccccctttttggggtctAACCCCCCCTTTTtgaccccccctccccacttTTGGGGTCCCACCCCTCCATATTTTCGGGGTGCCCCCCCTTACCGGTGGGGGGGGGCCCCTCCTGAGCAGCTGAGCCTGGAGCACCCCAAGATAGCGCCGCTCCCGAGCCaactttgggggggggggggcacagatTTTTGGGGGGATCacaggtttttttggggttcacATCATTttggggggtccggggggggtaTTTGGGGGGAGGACCCTCgattttgggggtgggggggctcgATTTTGGGGTGTCGTGTCTTTTAGGGGGGGCCGTGGGGGGGTATTTTGGGGGGGACCCTCgattttgggggtgggggggctcgATTTCGGGGTGTCAAATCTTTtcggggggccctgggggggtatTTTGGGGGGGACCCTCgattttgggggtgggggggctcgATTTTGGGGTGTCAAATCTTTtcggggggccctgggggggtatTTTGGGGGGGACCCTCgattttgggggtggggggtgtcgATTTTGGGGTGTCAAATCTTTtcggggggccctgggggggttaTTTTAGGGTGGGGGGTCTCGATTTTGGGGTGTCAAATCTTTTTGGGGGGCCCCTGGGGGGTATTTTAGGGGGGGGGGCTCGATTTTGGGGTGTCGAATCTTTTAGGGGGAGCCCTGGGGGGGTATTTTGGGGGGGACCCTCgattttgggggtggggggtgtcgATTTTGGGGTGTC
Above is a window of Phaenicophaeus curvirostris isolate KB17595 unplaced genomic scaffold, BPBGC_Pcur_1.0 scaffold_241, whole genome shotgun sequence DNA encoding:
- the FOXP3 gene encoding LOW QUALITY PROTEIN: forkhead box protein P3 (The sequence of the model RefSeq protein was modified relative to this genomic sequence to represent the inferred CDS: inserted 2 bases in 1 codon), producing MASKRWIPFSFLTGPQGTPAGPRAWTGKRPPRAPPPPPPGSPPAPPGPXGGGVAQCLRQLERIQELEQQLARERRYLGVLQAQLLRRGPPPPGGTPKMRVWGDWDPPPHPFFVPRPPPQGQAGPPPLWSHAPPPWEEGGLCPELEYYRLSTARPPYTYATLIRWAILAAPQRQRTLAEIYHWFSRSFGFFRHNTATWKNAVRHNLSLHKCFVRVENVGGAVWTVDEAEFRRKQAQRYPRDCDLKRFLPPPN